The Flavobacterium sp. 123 genome contains a region encoding:
- the bglX gene encoding beta-glucosidase BglX: MRQIRYKLAFASFSIITFLLVGCSSKIMKSPISYSKENTLETKVDSVMKLMTLEEKVGQLNQYNGFWEITGPTPKEGQAAKKYEDLKKGLVGSMLNVKGVKDVRALQKIAVEQTRLGIPLIFGFDVIHGYKTISPIPLAEAASWDLEAIKKSAEIAAEEASSVGLNWTFAPMIDISRDARWGRVMEGAGEDTYLGSKIAVARIQGFQGDLKSNKNILACAKHFAGYAFAEAGRDYNTVDVSESTLQNTIFPPFKAAVDAGVKTFMNSFNELNGIPATGNSYLQRQVLKGDWKFDGFVVSDWGSINEMIPHGYAKDSKQAAEIALNAGSDMDMESSAYVDHLVALVKEGKVKESLIDDAAKRILKVKFELGLFDDPYRYCDETREKETIGSPAIQEGVLDMARKSIVLLKNENELLPLKKSGQKIALIGALANDKTSPLGSWRIAADDNTAVSVLEGLQAYKGNQLSFAKGADVAVGRTQFIWETKINMTDKTGFEEAIAVAKNADVVIMVLGEHGLQSGEGRSRADIGLPGVQQELLEEIYKVNSNIVLVLNNGRPLAIPWAAKNIPAIVEAWQLGTQSGNAIAQVLYGDYNPSGKLPMTFPRNIGQVPLYYNAKSTGRPIMNEPDSVFWTHYIDEKNTPLYPFGFGLSYAKFEYSDLKLSSNTFAKDGKIEVSINVKNSGKVAGKEVVQLYIRDLIGSITRPVKELKGFEMIELKPNETKKVVFSIDEKTIQYFTANSRWEAEAGDFKVFIGGNSEKTMEADFQFIN, encoded by the coding sequence ATGAGACAAATAAGATATAAATTAGCCTTTGCATCATTCTCTATAATCACTTTTTTACTAGTAGGTTGTAGCAGTAAAATAATGAAATCCCCAATTTCATATTCGAAAGAAAATACTTTAGAAACTAAAGTTGATTCTGTTATGAAGTTAATGACTTTAGAAGAAAAAGTAGGACAGCTCAATCAATATAATGGATTTTGGGAAATTACAGGCCCAACTCCAAAAGAAGGGCAGGCAGCAAAAAAATACGAAGACCTTAAAAAAGGATTAGTAGGTTCGATGCTAAATGTAAAAGGTGTTAAAGATGTGAGGGCATTACAGAAAATTGCTGTAGAACAAACTCGATTAGGGATTCCATTGATTTTTGGTTTTGATGTTATTCATGGGTATAAAACTATTAGCCCTATTCCATTGGCGGAAGCCGCAAGTTGGGATTTAGAAGCGATAAAAAAATCGGCTGAAATTGCTGCTGAAGAAGCTTCATCGGTAGGATTAAATTGGACTTTTGCACCGATGATTGATATTTCAAGAGATGCTCGTTGGGGACGTGTTATGGAAGGTGCTGGTGAAGATACTTATTTAGGAAGTAAAATTGCTGTAGCTCGAATCCAAGGTTTTCAAGGAGATTTAAAATCAAATAAAAACATTTTGGCTTGCGCCAAACATTTTGCAGGCTATGCTTTTGCAGAAGCAGGGAGAGATTATAATACGGTAGATGTAAGCGAGTCAACTTTGCAAAATACTATTTTCCCACCTTTCAAAGCTGCTGTTGATGCTGGTGTCAAAACATTCATGAATTCTTTTAATGAATTGAATGGCATTCCGGCAACAGGAAATTCATATTTGCAAAGACAGGTGTTAAAAGGAGACTGGAAGTTTGATGGCTTTGTAGTTTCTGATTGGGGCTCTATCAACGAGATGATTCCTCATGGTTATGCAAAAGATAGTAAACAGGCCGCTGAAATTGCTTTGAATGCTGGTTCAGACATGGATATGGAATCAAGTGCTTATGTTGATCATTTAGTAGCATTAGTTAAAGAAGGCAAAGTAAAAGAAAGCCTGATTGATGATGCAGCTAAAAGAATTTTAAAAGTTAAATTTGAATTAGGTTTGTTTGATGATCCATATCGTTATTGCGACGAAACCCGTGAAAAAGAAACTATCGGAAGTCCAGCTATTCAAGAAGGGGTTTTGGACATGGCTAGAAAGTCAATAGTTTTGTTAAAGAATGAAAATGAATTACTTCCATTAAAAAAATCAGGTCAAAAAATTGCTCTTATTGGCGCATTAGCAAATGATAAAACGAGTCCTTTAGGAAGCTGGAGAATCGCTGCTGATGATAATACTGCAGTTTCTGTTTTAGAAGGTTTACAAGCATATAAAGGAAACCAACTTAGCTTTGCTAAAGGTGCTGATGTAGCAGTAGGTAGAACTCAGTTTATTTGGGAAACCAAAATCAATATGACAGACAAGACTGGATTTGAAGAGGCTATTGCTGTGGCAAAAAACGCGGATGTAGTTATTATGGTTTTGGGAGAGCATGGTTTGCAATCTGGAGAAGGTAGGAGTAGAGCTGATATTGGTTTGCCCGGAGTGCAACAAGAGTTATTAGAAGAGATTTATAAAGTTAATTCTAATATTGTTTTGGTATTAAATAATGGTCGTCCATTAGCAATTCCTTGGGCAGCTAAAAATATTCCTGCAATTGTAGAAGCATGGCAATTAGGAACTCAAAGTGGTAATGCTATTGCTCAAGTTTTATACGGGGATTATAATCCTAGCGGTAAACTACCTATGACTTTTCCTAGAAATATAGGTCAAGTTCCTTTGTATTATAATGCAAAAAGTACTGGACGACCTATCATGAATGAACCAGATAGCGTGTTTTGGACTCATTATATTGATGAAAAAAACACACCACTTTATCCTTTTGGCTTTGGATTAAGTTATGCTAAATTTGAATATTCTGATTTGAAATTGTCTTCGAACACATTTGCTAAAGACGGAAAAATTGAGGTTTCTATAAATGTTAAAAACTCTGGAAAAGTAGCTGGTAAAGAAGTAGTTCAGTTGTATATTAGAGATTTGATAGGAAGTATAACTCGTCCAGTAAAAGAACTAAAAGGTTTTGAAATGATTGAGCTAAAGCCAAACGAAACTAAAAAAGTAGTATTTTCAATTGATGAAAAAACGATTCAATATTTTACAGCTAATTCAAGATGGGAAGCCGAAGCAGGAGATTTTAAAGTTTTTATAGGAGGGAATTCTGAGAAAACTATGGAAGCTGATTTTCAATTTATTAATTAA
- a CDS encoding MBL fold metallo-hydrolase, whose protein sequence is MNIYFLGTGTSQGIPIIGSSHPVCKSTDFKDKRLRVSVWIHWDAHSFVIDCGPDFRQQMLTSNCGKLDGILFTHEHADHTAGLDDIRPFNFRQGEMPIYGHQRVIDNLKKRFDYVFETENKYPGAPSVKTIEVVNDEPFSIGDKIAIPINAMHGNLQVFGYRIENFAYLTDVKTIEDEEIAKLKNLDVLVINALRDTFHETHFNLQEALDFINLVQPKKAFLTHISHILGFHEEVQQKLPENIFLAYDNLEITI, encoded by the coding sequence TTGAATATATATTTTTTAGGTACCGGAACATCACAAGGAATCCCTATTATAGGAAGTAGCCATCCAGTATGTAAAAGTACTGATTTTAAGGATAAAAGACTCCGAGTTTCTGTTTGGATTCATTGGGATGCGCATTCTTTTGTGATTGATTGTGGACCTGATTTTAGACAGCAAATGCTCACTTCTAATTGTGGAAAACTGGACGGAATTCTGTTTACTCATGAACATGCGGATCATACGGCTGGTTTAGATGATATTAGGCCTTTTAACTTTAGACAAGGAGAAATGCCTATTTATGGTCATCAGCGAGTGATTGATAATCTTAAAAAACGCTTTGATTATGTTTTTGAAACAGAAAATAAATACCCTGGAGCGCCTTCTGTAAAAACCATCGAAGTTGTTAATGATGAACCATTTTCTATTGGAGATAAAATCGCTATTCCTATTAATGCGATGCATGGAAATTTACAAGTTTTTGGATACCGAATAGAAAATTTTGCCTATTTGACGGATGTAAAAACAATTGAAGATGAGGAAATAGCTAAATTGAAAAACCTCGACGTTCTCGTTATTAATGCGTTAAGAGATACTTTTCACGAGACTCATTTTAATTTGCAGGAAGCATTGGATTTTATAAATTTGGTGCAACCAAAAAAAGCATTTTTGACTCATATAAGTCATATTTTAGGCTTTCATGAAGAAGTCCAACAAAAGTTGCCTGAAAATATTTTTCTGGCTTACGATAATTTAGAAATTACAATTTAA
- a CDS encoding family 16 glycosylhydrolase, translating into MKKLLILICITNLCWSQQTKRKLVWEENFNQPTLDESTWNFELGDGCPNLCGWGNNERQVYTTQNHEIKNGNLIIHAKKELNKYTSTKITTKDKRSFLYGRMETRAKLPVGSGIWPAFWMLGQNIDQIGWPKSGEIDILEYIGKEPHMVFTTLHTQDSHGNTINTKKTKFPTIEEGFHVFALDWTKDKMEFYVDEVLVYTFQPEVKNEDTWPFNKPFYFILNVAIGGNFGGPAVDDSIFPQDFIIDYVKVYQ; encoded by the coding sequence ATGAAGAAACTTTTAATTTTAATATGTATTACAAACCTATGTTGGTCCCAACAAACTAAAAGGAAACTGGTTTGGGAAGAGAATTTCAATCAGCCAACTTTGGATGAATCAACATGGAATTTTGAGCTCGGCGATGGCTGTCCTAATTTGTGTGGCTGGGGTAATAATGAACGTCAAGTTTATACTACCCAAAACCATGAAATCAAGAATGGAAACCTGATTATTCATGCCAAGAAAGAATTAAACAAGTATACTTCAACCAAAATTACAACAAAAGATAAAAGGTCTTTTTTGTATGGTCGAATGGAAACCAGAGCAAAACTTCCTGTTGGTTCCGGAATTTGGCCAGCATTCTGGATGCTAGGACAGAATATTGATCAGATTGGTTGGCCAAAGTCAGGTGAAATTGATATTTTGGAATATATTGGAAAAGAGCCACATATGGTATTCACCACTTTGCATACTCAAGACAGTCATGGTAATACTATAAACACTAAGAAAACCAAATTCCCTACTATTGAAGAAGGGTTTCATGTGTTTGCTTTGGATTGGACGAAAGATAAAATGGAGTTTTATGTAGATGAAGTTTTGGTGTATACTTTTCAACCAGAAGTCAAAAATGAAGATACTTGGCCATTCAATAAGCCGTTTTATTTTATTCTAAATGTAGCTATTGGTGGAAATTTTGGTGGACCAGCTGTTGATGATTCAATTTTCCCACAAGATTTCATAATTGATTATGTTAAAGTATATCAATAA
- the nth gene encoding endonuclease III: protein MNKQERVTFVINTLKELYPTIPIPLDHKDPYTLLIAVLLSAQCTDVRVNQITPLLFAKADNPYDMIKMSVEEIKEIIRPCGLSPMKSKGIHGLSHILIDKYDGKVPQSFEALEELPAVGHKTASVVMSQAFGVPAFPVDTHIHRLMYRWNLTNGKNVVQTEKDAKRLFPEELWNDLHLQIIWYGREYSPARGWNLEKDIITRTIGRKSVLESVNQK, encoded by the coding sequence ATGAACAAACAGGAACGTGTAACATTTGTTATAAATACGTTAAAAGAATTATATCCTACAATTCCTATTCCATTAGATCATAAAGATCCTTATACGCTTTTAATAGCAGTTTTGCTTTCCGCACAATGCACGGATGTTAGAGTAAACCAAATTACACCTTTGCTATTTGCAAAAGCTGACAACCCATACGATATGATAAAAATGTCGGTTGAGGAAATCAAAGAAATCATTAGACCTTGTGGGTTATCACCAATGAAATCAAAAGGAATTCATGGTTTATCACATATTTTGATTGACAAATATGATGGCAAAGTACCACAAAGTTTTGAGGCTCTAGAGGAATTACCAGCCGTAGGTCATAAAACAGCGAGTGTTGTTATGTCGCAAGCTTTTGGTGTTCCTGCGTTCCCTGTAGATACGCACATTCATAGATTGATGTATCGATGGAATCTGACCAACGGAAAAAATGTAGTTCAGACAGAAAAAGATGCAAAACGCCTTTTCCCAGAAGAATTATGGAATGATTTGCACCTTCAGATTATTTGGTACGGAAGAGAATATTCTCCTGCACGAGGTTGGAATTTAGAAAAAGATATTATTACACGAACTATCGGTAGAAAATCAGTCTTAGAATCCGTAAATCAGAAATAA
- a CDS encoding RNA polymerase sigma factor: protein MATLQLTDALLVQDYVAGNENALAELIKRHESKIYGFIYSKISDRDISNDIFQDTFIKVIKTLKSSSYNEEGKFLPWVMRISHNLIVDHYRKNKKMPLFRETEEFSIFSIMSDDSLTIENKIISEQVELDLKKLIEELPADQKEVLVMRMYQDMSFKEISEITGVSINTALGRMRYALMNMRKVIDKHQIILTN, encoded by the coding sequence ATGGCTACTTTACAACTTACAGACGCCCTGTTAGTACAAGATTATGTTGCAGGCAATGAAAATGCTTTAGCAGAATTAATCAAAAGGCACGAATCTAAAATTTACGGATTTATTTACTCTAAGATTTCAGACAGAGATATATCAAATGATATTTTTCAAGATACTTTTATTAAAGTAATCAAAACACTTAAATCAAGTTCCTATAATGAAGAAGGTAAATTTTTACCCTGGGTTATGCGAATTTCCCACAATCTTATTGTAGATCATTATAGAAAAAACAAGAAAATGCCTTTATTCAGAGAAACAGAAGAGTTTTCTATTTTCTCTATAATGTCTGATGATTCACTTACTATTGAAAATAAAATAATTTCAGAACAAGTAGAATTAGATTTAAAAAAGCTTATCGAAGAACTACCAGCTGATCAAAAAGAAGTTTTGGTTATGCGTATGTATCAAGACATGAGTTTTAAAGAAATTTCAGAAATTACAGGTGTTAGCATCAATACTGCCTTAGGTAGAATGCGTTATGCGTTAATGAATATGAGAAAAGTTATCGACAAACATCAAATTATTTTAACGAATTAA
- a CDS encoding alpha/beta hydrolase yields MNLSLEYLIREPKIKQEKNPLLLLLHGYGSNEADLFSFASELPDEYYIISARAPYDLQYGSYAWYAINFDADQNKFSDFEQAKVSRDLIATFIDELIKTYPVDVKNITLVGFSQGSILSYAVALSHPEKVKNVIALSGYISEPIFEENYKNNDFSKLSIFASHGTVDQVIPVEWARKTKPFLDNLGIESTYKEYPVGHGVAPQNFYDFKNWLLQH; encoded by the coding sequence ATGAATTTATCCCTAGAATATCTAATACGAGAACCCAAAATAAAACAAGAAAAAAATCCTTTGCTGCTTTTACTTCATGGTTACGGCAGTAATGAAGCTGATTTATTTTCGTTTGCTTCTGAGCTTCCAGATGAATATTACATCATTTCAGCACGGGCTCCTTATGATTTACAATATGGAAGTTATGCTTGGTATGCAATCAATTTTGATGCAGATCAAAACAAATTTTCAGATTTCGAGCAAGCTAAAGTTTCTAGAGATTTAATAGCAACTTTTATAGATGAGTTAATTAAAACCTATCCCGTTGATGTGAAAAACATCACCTTAGTTGGTTTCAGCCAAGGATCAATTCTAAGCTATGCTGTGGCACTTTCACATCCTGAAAAAGTTAAGAATGTAATTGCATTAAGTGGTTACATAAGCGAGCCTATTTTTGAAGAAAATTATAAAAACAATGATTTTTCAAAGCTTTCTATTTTTGCTTCGCACGGAACTGTAGATCAAGTTATTCCTGTAGAATGGGCTAGAAAAACAAAACCATTTTTGGATAATTTAGGAATCGAATCAACTTATAAAGAATATCCTGTAGGACACGGAGTAGCGCCTCAGAATTTTTATGATTTTAAAAATTGGTTATTACAACACTAA
- a CDS encoding dihydroorotase family protein: protein MKIIIREAKIIDPKSPFHNKTSDILIVDGFIKKIGTALSNSENADEVKLPNLHVSQGWFDSSVSLGEPGFEDRETISNGLEVAAKSGFTAIALQPNANPIIDNQSQVNFVKSKANGFATQLYPIGALTKESEGKDMAELFDMKKAGAVAFGDYNKSLDNANLLKIALQYVQDFDGLVIAFAQDDKIKGNGVANEGIVSTRLGLKGIPNLAEELQIARNLFLLDYTGGKLHIPTISTAKSVALIKDAKAKGLNVSCSVSVHHLTLNDSILEEFDTRYKVSPPIRTETDRLALIEGVLDGTINMITSDHNPMDIEHKKMEFDNAKNGTIGLESAFGALTNVLPLETIIDKLTVGKTIFGIENQTIKEGAKASITLFNPDEKSVFTEQYILSKSKNSAFLGMEMKGKAYGIVNQNQLILNK, encoded by the coding sequence ATGAAAATAATCATCCGAGAAGCAAAAATTATCGATCCTAAAAGTCCTTTTCACAACAAGACTTCAGATATTTTAATTGTTGATGGTTTTATAAAAAAAATAGGAACTGCGCTTTCAAATTCAGAAAATGCAGATGAAGTAAAATTACCTAATCTTCATGTTTCACAAGGATGGTTTGATAGTAGTGTTTCGCTTGGAGAACCAGGTTTTGAAGACAGAGAAACTATTTCAAATGGACTTGAAGTAGCTGCAAAAAGCGGTTTTACAGCAATTGCACTACAACCAAACGCTAACCCTATTATAGACAATCAATCACAAGTTAATTTTGTTAAAAGCAAAGCAAATGGTTTTGCAACCCAACTTTATCCAATAGGTGCCTTGACAAAAGAAAGCGAAGGAAAAGACATGGCAGAATTGTTTGATATGAAAAAGGCTGGCGCGGTAGCTTTTGGAGATTATAATAAAAGTCTAGATAATGCCAATTTGTTAAAAATAGCATTGCAATATGTTCAAGATTTTGACGGATTAGTAATTGCATTTGCTCAAGATGATAAAATAAAAGGAAATGGCGTTGCTAATGAAGGGATTGTTTCCACTCGATTAGGTTTAAAAGGAATTCCTAATCTTGCCGAAGAATTACAAATTGCCAGAAACTTATTTCTATTAGATTATACAGGAGGGAAATTACATATTCCAACTATTTCTACAGCAAAATCTGTAGCACTAATTAAAGATGCAAAAGCCAAAGGATTAAATGTAAGTTGCAGCGTTTCTGTTCACCATTTGACCTTAAACGATTCAATTTTGGAAGAATTTGATACCAGATATAAAGTAAGTCCTCCTATCAGAACTGAAACGGACAGACTTGCCTTAATTGAAGGTGTTCTTGACGGAACAATAAATATGATTACATCTGACCATAATCCTATGGATATTGAACATAAGAAAATGGAATTTGATAATGCAAAAAACGGAACTATTGGATTAGAAAGTGCATTTGGCGCTTTAACCAATGTGCTTCCTTTAGAAACAATAATCGATAAATTAACTGTAGGAAAAACAATCTTTGGCATTGAAAACCAAACTATTAAAGAAGGTGCTAAAGCCTCGATAACTTTATTCAATCCTGACGAAAAAAGTGTTTTTACAGAGCAATACATTTTATCAAAATCAAAAAATTCAGCTTTCCTTGGAATGGAAATGAAAGGAAAAGCATATGGAATTGTGAATCAAAACCAACTGATTCTTAACAAATAA
- the bcp gene encoding thioredoxin-dependent thiol peroxidase: MITLKKGDKAPDFSGLDQDGKSHQLADYKGHKLVVFFYPKANTPGCTAEACDLRDNFERFQANNYALLGVSADGQKAQAKFKDKYNFPFPLLADEDKSVIEAFGVWGPKKFMGREYDGINRSTFVIDENGIIDEVITDVKTKAHAAQILK, from the coding sequence ATGATAACATTAAAAAAAGGAGATAAAGCACCTGATTTTTCAGGACTTGACCAAGACGGTAAATCACATCAATTAGCGGATTATAAAGGACATAAATTAGTTGTTTTCTTTTATCCAAAGGCGAATACACCAGGATGTACAGCTGAAGCATGTGATTTAAGAGATAATTTTGAACGATTTCAAGCTAATAATTATGCCCTTTTAGGAGTTAGTGCCGATGGACAAAAAGCACAAGCAAAGTTTAAAGATAAATATAATTTCCCTTTTCCATTATTAGCTGATGAGGATAAATCAGTAATAGAAGCTTTTGGGGTTTGGGGTCCCAAAAAGTTTATGGGAAGAGAATATGATGGTATAAATAGGAGCACTTTTGTAATTGATGAAAACGGAATTATAGATGAGGTAATTACCGATGTGAAAACTAAAGCCCACGCTGCTCAGATACTAAAATAA
- a CDS encoding TonB-dependent receptor, translated as MDTKKIKLKGDKAIEQVPSIKDKALRINLNENIYGTFAEIGAGQETVRHFFRSGGSSGTIAKAMSAYDKDFSDAIYGVEEDGRYVTESRLKKMLFHEVDIMERRLNREKHPNKMFFSYANTVATIDFAKQFKGHGWVGIRYQIEPTEEYNEIIIHIRFKETDSRLQQETLGILGVNLIYGAFYKYNDPKKLLRYLYDHLDKDQLEIDTINFSGPRFADVDNRLMSLQLVKNGMTDAVMFNPEGKNILPAAILYKKNILAFRGSFRPVTKVNMDMYEKSLKMFLEENKVEKENTLVIFEITLSNLRSDGEIDERDFMDRAQLLCSLGQTVMISNFQEYYKVVEYFANYTKARMGLAMGVNNLVDIFDEKYYRHLSGGILEAFGKLFYRDMKVFLYPMLGDNGEVITSENLKVHPRMKELYKFFKFNGKVVDIDDYNPEILEVFSREVLKMISQGKPGWESMLPSGVADIIKAQHLFGYEPNNFLTVSN; from the coding sequence ATGGATACCAAAAAAATAAAACTCAAAGGAGACAAAGCCATAGAGCAAGTACCTTCAATTAAAGACAAGGCACTACGTATCAATTTAAACGAAAATATTTACGGGACTTTTGCCGAAATTGGTGCTGGTCAAGAAACCGTTCGACATTTTTTTAGATCAGGTGGTTCATCAGGAACAATTGCAAAAGCCATGTCAGCTTATGACAAAGATTTTAGTGATGCAATATATGGAGTTGAAGAAGACGGTCGTTATGTAACTGAAAGCCGACTTAAAAAAATGCTTTTTCATGAAGTTGATATCATGGAGAGAAGGCTTAACAGAGAGAAACATCCTAACAAAATGTTTTTCAGTTATGCTAATACCGTTGCTACTATTGATTTTGCTAAACAATTTAAAGGCCACGGCTGGGTAGGTATTCGTTATCAAATTGAGCCAACAGAAGAATACAACGAAATCATAATTCATATTCGGTTTAAAGAAACTGATTCGCGTTTACAACAAGAAACTCTTGGTATTCTTGGGGTGAACTTGATTTACGGAGCTTTTTACAAATACAACGATCCAAAAAAATTATTGCGTTATCTATATGATCATTTAGATAAAGACCAATTAGAAATTGATACAATCAATTTTTCAGGACCTCGTTTTGCTGATGTAGATAATCGTTTGATGAGTTTACAATTAGTAAAAAACGGAATGACTGATGCCGTAATGTTCAATCCAGAAGGCAAAAACATACTTCCAGCTGCTATTTTATACAAAAAAAACATACTTGCTTTTAGAGGAAGTTTCCGTCCTGTAACAAAGGTAAACATGGATATGTATGAGAAATCATTGAAAATGTTTTTGGAAGAAAATAAAGTTGAAAAAGAAAACACCTTAGTTATTTTTGAAATCACACTTTCAAATTTACGTTCTGATGGCGAAATTGACGAACGAGATTTTATGGATCGTGCGCAATTACTTTGTTCATTAGGACAAACGGTAATGATATCAAACTTTCAAGAATATTACAAAGTGGTTGAATATTTTGCAAATTATACCAAAGCTAGAATGGGATTAGCGATGGGTGTAAACAATTTAGTCGATATTTTTGATGAAAAATACTACCGCCATTTGAGTGGAGGAATTCTAGAAGCCTTCGGAAAATTATTCTATCGTGATATGAAAGTGTTTTTATATCCTATGTTAGGCGATAATGGCGAAGTAATAACATCAGAGAATCTTAAAGTTCATCCTAGAATGAAAGAATTATATAAATTCTTTAAATTTAACGGAAAAGTAGTTGATATTGATGACTACAATCCTGAAATTCTAGAAGTTTTCTCTCGTGAGGTTTTAAAAATGATTAGTCAAGGAAAACCTGGATGGGAAAGCATGTTGCCTTCTGGTGTTGCTGATATTATCAAAGCGCAACATTTATTTGGCTACGAACCTAACAATTTTTTGACCGTTAGTAATTAG